The Cryomorphaceae bacterium 1068 genome window below encodes:
- a CDS encoding M43 family zinc metalloprotease has product MKVIVSFFFISFSLLCFAQEQGDRPDRCHTNQYHEQMMQDPDFAEAHEQKMENIRQWLKVNKDESKMDCDEILYIPVAVHFQNSGGTSIGVTAACAEEMALSQIAAINADYAATNTDITKWEDSQGTWPGINNKESCIQFCLATLNHPVGSGIAEGDYAITIDEYDEIENIPEWSGYMNWYVRDMANPLGFSPLGGTGNGDGVVCGLPYFGTSNCNGTLSGQFNLGRTITHEVGHYLSLSHPFDSGDCVTDGDGVADTPLTDQATFGCFPDGEVIVNCTDPVLWPTYMEYCDDACLYMWTEDQVIQMEAHVNANLQNLLGNATTVCEDAACLGKDLNITVSQETCLNGTDGSIALQLVGGADPIEYSFNGGQSFQANSTLPNLAAGRYDVTVIDASGCELIDSVFLSREVPPIDITSITNSFCGNPDGSVFAEVDYPDVFEYNLGSGWQDTAFFDGLISGPYILSVRNDAGCTNNIDVVINDDTDLNLAIERIRPVNCPLFDNGLIDANLRNGVPPFEFRLNGEDPKPNGFYENLSTGLYTLSVEDQRGCKENYDFAINISFANIADDCPCEVFIPNAMTPGGNDALNNTFKPIPSCPITDYTFQVFNRWGDIVFESRNIEEVWNGGDGDYFGQNQLYFYKMTYRWGEERNESLELQQKTGFITVLR; this is encoded by the coding sequence ATGAAAGTAATAGTTTCCTTTTTTTTCATTTCCTTTTCACTCCTTTGTTTTGCCCAAGAACAAGGGGATCGTCCTGACAGATGTCATACGAATCAGTACCACGAACAAATGATGCAAGACCCTGATTTTGCTGAAGCGCACGAGCAAAAGATGGAAAACATCCGTCAATGGCTTAAGGTGAACAAAGATGAGTCGAAAATGGATTGTGATGAAATACTCTACATCCCGGTGGCCGTTCACTTTCAAAACAGCGGAGGAACCAGTATTGGCGTAACTGCTGCCTGTGCTGAAGAAATGGCGCTAAGCCAAATTGCGGCAATTAATGCTGACTACGCAGCAACAAATACCGACATTACCAAATGGGAAGATAGCCAAGGTACTTGGCCCGGTATTAACAACAAAGAATCTTGTATTCAGTTTTGCCTCGCCACGTTGAACCATCCTGTAGGCTCAGGCATTGCCGAGGGAGACTATGCGATAACAATTGATGAATACGACGAAATCGAAAATATCCCCGAATGGAGTGGATACATGAATTGGTATGTGCGCGATATGGCAAATCCACTAGGATTCTCCCCTTTAGGAGGAACTGGAAATGGAGACGGAGTGGTATGTGGCCTTCCTTATTTTGGAACCAGCAATTGTAACGGGACACTAAGCGGCCAATTCAACTTGGGTCGAACTATTACTCACGAAGTCGGTCACTACCTGTCTCTATCGCACCCGTTTGATTCAGGAGATTGCGTTACGGACGGAGATGGAGTTGCAGACACTCCACTTACCGATCAAGCCACCTTCGGGTGTTTTCCGGATGGAGAAGTTATAGTAAACTGCACGGATCCCGTGCTTTGGCCTACTTATATGGAATACTGCGACGACGCTTGCCTATACATGTGGACGGAAGATCAAGTGATTCAAATGGAAGCTCACGTCAATGCCAACCTTCAAAATTTATTGGGCAATGCCACCACTGTTTGCGAAGACGCCGCATGTCTTGGAAAAGATTTGAATATCACCGTTTCGCAAGAAACTTGCTTGAATGGAACCGATGGATCTATTGCACTTCAACTTGTAGGAGGAGCAGATCCGATTGAATATTCGTTTAACGGTGGTCAATCTTTTCAAGCCAATAGCACCTTGCCAAATTTGGCTGCCGGGCGTTACGATGTGACGGTTATCGATGCAAGTGGATGTGAATTGATCGATAGTGTATTCTTGAGCAGAGAAGTGCCACCTATTGATATAACGAGCATTACGAATTCCTTCTGTGGAAATCCTGACGGATCAGTATTTGCAGAGGTAGATTATCCCGATGTCTTTGAATACAATCTAGGCTCGGGATGGCAAGACACTGCCTTCTTTGATGGGCTAATATCAGGGCCATACATTTTAAGCGTGAGAAATGATGCAGGATGCACGAATAATATAGATGTAGTAATCAATGACGACACAGATCTCAATCTCGCCATTGAACGAATCAGACCAGTAAATTGTCCGCTATTCGACAATGGTTTGATCGATGCAAACCTCCGAAATGGAGTGCCTCCCTTTGAATTCCGTTTGAACGGAGAGGATCCAAAACCAAATGGATTCTATGAAAACCTTTCCACAGGTCTTTATACTTTATCAGTTGAAGATCAACGAGGATGCAAAGAGAATTATGACTTTGCCATCAATATTTCTTTCGCCAATATTGCCGACGATTGCCCTTGCGAAGTGTTTATCCCAAATGCCATGACACCGGGTGGAAATGACGCCCTGAACAATACATTTAAACCAATACCTTCATGCCCCATCACCGATTATACTTTTCAAGTATTCAATCGATGGGGAGATATTGTGTTTGAATCCAGAAATATCGAAGAGGTCTGGAATGGTGGAGATGGAGATTATTTTGGTCAGAACCAGCTCTACTTTTACAAGATGACCTATCGCTGGGGAGAGGAAAGAAACGAAAGTTTGGAACTTCAGCAAAAGACTGGTTTTATTACTGTTTTGAGATAA
- a CDS encoding glycogen-binding domain-containing protein gives MKMCVRHIALLVFMVFSLVAKGQDDVCVLEDGNLVFYLHKDWDVKKRAEVSLQYGLDSLMLEQILSTASNGNFEFEGEDWTVLQVKGGKIKLSKTIGDMKGQINWKNDVIFSPNDPVSGLDGGPGYVDMDYVTYGVNRLTEPVIVQYPSGKTKFIVPKYEDAEEVLISGSFNGWSTSGLPLKRTGEGWEIELNLLPGKYLYKFIVDGNWIKAPGNSLSENDGWGAENSVFYRYNYKFELDDFQDSKKVYLAGSFNGWNKKELKMAKTSKGWVLPMFLKEGTHAYKFVVDGEWVTDPENPIVRPDGAGNFNSFMAIGDTTMFRLNGHTDANQVRLAGNFNAWNPEELVMTKTAGGWELPYVLPSGNHEYKFIVDGEWITDPNNPYLMRHGEYENSFIAPDANWTFILEQYADATEVLATGTFTGWSEENNRMIREDGVWKFPIHLKPGKYLYKFRVDGEWIIDPSNPAYEENEFGTGNSVLWIEPEGFTP, from the coding sequence ATGAAGATGTGCGTAAGACATATAGCACTATTGGTCTTCATGGTATTTAGCCTTGTGGCAAAAGGCCAAGACGACGTTTGTGTGCTCGAGGATGGAAACTTGGTGTTCTACCTTCATAAAGATTGGGATGTGAAGAAGCGCGCAGAAGTGAGTTTACAATATGGATTGGACTCACTGATGCTCGAACAAATTTTGAGCACGGCATCAAATGGCAATTTCGAATTTGAGGGAGAAGATTGGACTGTCCTACAAGTCAAAGGCGGTAAGATTAAATTATCCAAAACCATTGGGGATATGAAAGGTCAAATAAACTGGAAAAATGATGTGATTTTTTCTCCAAATGATCCTGTCTCAGGTCTGGATGGAGGTCCCGGTTATGTAGATATGGATTACGTGACTTACGGTGTTAACCGTTTGACAGAACCGGTGATTGTCCAATACCCAAGTGGCAAGACTAAGTTCATAGTACCGAAATACGAAGATGCGGAAGAGGTCCTCATTTCAGGATCGTTCAATGGCTGGAGTACTTCAGGCCTGCCCTTAAAAAGAACGGGAGAAGGCTGGGAAATCGAGCTAAACTTATTACCAGGAAAGTACCTGTACAAATTCATCGTGGATGGAAATTGGATTAAAGCTCCCGGCAATTCACTGAGCGAGAATGACGGCTGGGGTGCTGAAAACAGCGTCTTCTACAGGTACAATTACAAGTTCGAATTGGATGATTTTCAAGATTCCAAAAAAGTCTATTTAGCAGGTAGCTTTAATGGATGGAACAAAAAGGAACTCAAAATGGCTAAAACTTCGAAAGGTTGGGTTTTACCAATGTTCCTAAAAGAGGGTACTCACGCTTACAAGTTTGTGGTAGATGGGGAATGGGTTACGGATCCTGAAAATCCAATTGTACGACCCGATGGTGCGGGAAACTTCAACTCTTTCATGGCGATTGGAGATACCACAATGTTTCGTCTTAATGGTCATACGGATGCCAACCAGGTAAGACTAGCAGGAAACTTCAATGCTTGGAATCCGGAAGAGTTGGTCATGACTAAAACAGCCGGCGGATGGGAGCTACCCTACGTATTGCCTTCCGGAAATCACGAGTATAAGTTCATAGTAGACGGCGAGTGGATTACCGACCCCAACAATCCTTATCTAATGCGCCATGGTGAATACGAAAATAGTTTCATTGCCCCTGATGCAAACTGGACTTTTATCCTTGAACAATATGCCGATGCTACTGAGGTTTTAGCTACGGGAACTTTTACAGGTTGGAGCGAAGAAAACAATCGAATGATAAGAGAGGATGGCGTTTGGAAATTTCCCATTCATTTAAAACCAGGAAAGTACCTCTATAAATTCAGGGTAGACGGCGAATGGATTATCGATCCTTCAAATCCTGCTTATGAGGAAAATGAATTCGGGACGGGTAATTCCGTTTTATGGATAGAACCTGAAGGGTTTACTCCCTAG
- a CDS encoding retropepsin-like aspartic protease — translation MKFIPFVFSFLFLAQSQFHDSAPKEALFSLSTTDPEATCDVDVVTIPFKRAGRLLIIEAQVDSLRGNFIFDTGAPYLILNRTYFRDYKKRKSANAKGITGASNLIDLVRVESLKLKNISYANLDADLINLGEIENVRGIKVLGLLGLNLFKGFEMEIDVRNNVLKLYKTDKDGNCIKAPPTFKCEITQSIGVFDNTVFTDCYIAGKKLRFGFDTGAETNALNSRVNKKVLETISITGRRSLSGVGEGNVEILFGRLNDFQISNNTILGMQTLITNLDGISDVYGTQIDGMLGFDFLAKGVVRINCKKNYLKLCLFDKFSSE, via the coding sequence ATGAAATTTATTCCCTTCGTCTTCTCTTTTCTATTTCTGGCACAAAGTCAATTCCATGACTCGGCTCCGAAAGAAGCACTATTCTCCTTATCCACCACAGATCCTGAGGCAACTTGTGATGTGGATGTGGTGACAATTCCTTTTAAGCGAGCCGGGAGATTACTGATCATAGAGGCTCAAGTCGATTCACTTCGGGGAAATTTCATTTTTGATACGGGTGCCCCCTATCTGATATTGAATCGCACCTATTTCAGAGATTATAAGAAAAGAAAGAGCGCAAATGCGAAGGGCATAACGGGAGCATCTAACTTGATCGATTTGGTTAGAGTGGAAAGCTTAAAACTCAAAAATATAAGCTACGCCAACTTAGACGCCGATTTGATAAACCTTGGGGAGATAGAAAATGTAAGAGGTATCAAAGTTCTAGGACTCCTCGGCCTTAATCTCTTCAAAGGTTTTGAAATGGAGATTGACGTCAGAAACAATGTTCTCAAATTGTACAAAACGGATAAAGATGGAAACTGCATAAAAGCTCCACCGACTTTTAAGTGTGAAATCACACAAAGCATCGGCGTCTTTGACAATACGGTTTTTACCGATTGCTACATAGCAGGAAAAAAACTTCGCTTTGGCTTCGATACGGGTGCTGAGACCAACGCATTGAATTCAAGAGTAAACAAGAAAGTACTGGAAACCATTTCGATTACTGGCCGTCGCAGTTTGAGCGGTGTTGGAGAAGGAAACGTTGAGATCCTCTTTGGCCGATTAAATGACTTTCAGATAAGTAACAATACCATTTTGGGAATGCAAACGCTCATCACCAATCTCGATGGAATAAGCGATGTTTACGGAACTCAAATAGACGGTATGCTCGGATTTGATTTTCTAGCCAAAGGAGTGGTTAGAATAAACTGCAAGAAAAATTACCTCAAGCTGTGCTTATTTGATAAATTTAGTAGCGAATGA
- a CDS encoding helix-turn-helix transcriptional regulator produces MQNRLREIRMSENLSQQALAERTGVSRQSIHAIEKGKYVPSTELALKICRELKKKVEEIFFLD; encoded by the coding sequence ATGCAGAATAGACTCAGAGAAATTCGCATGAGTGAGAACCTTTCTCAGCAAGCTTTAGCAGAAAGGACGGGCGTTAGCAGGCAGAGTATTCATGCCATCGAAAAAGGAAAATATGTTCCCTCTACCGAACTTGCACTTAAAATCTGCCGAGAACTGAAGAAGAAAGTGGAAGAGATTTTTTTCTTGGATTAG
- a CDS encoding aldehyde dehydrogenase family protein — MPETLDKISVHKTPITPDVFDLKRAFFDTGSTLEFSFRSTQLERLEQAIKRNEKEILKALHADLRKSEMEAYMTEISVVIDEIKYLRKNLEEWMNPVKRDTPLAMQPSTTAMRYEPKGVVLIIAPWNYPFQLVMDPLAGAIAAGCCAVVKPSEDASAIARIVEDIISEVFEPSFVSTVQGLGHEVVPELMSSFQFNHVFFTGSPQVGSAIAKMAAEKLTSTTLELGGKSPAIVDGTGSMKTTVKRLLWGKFMNAGQTCVSPDYVLIKEGFRDEFLEEAKKAIEEFYGTDPKKSESFSRIVNLKRFDAIKKLMNSGDIMIGGQSDRDDLYIAPTLLANVSMDDDVMKEEIFGPVLPILTWQTEKEILEIVRRNRYPLACYYFGKNKALRDFVLSRIEFGGGCINNTLLQFGNPDLPVGGLQQSGSGHYHGFYSFECFSNAKTIVDSATWIDPSIKYPPYTKSKFTWIKRILG; from the coding sequence ATGCCTGAAACCTTGGATAAAATATCGGTTCACAAAACTCCCATTACACCTGACGTCTTCGATCTCAAGAGAGCTTTTTTTGATACCGGCTCAACTCTCGAATTCTCTTTTCGATCGACACAGCTGGAGCGTTTAGAGCAAGCTATAAAGCGAAATGAAAAAGAAATTCTCAAGGCTCTTCACGCAGATTTGAGAAAATCAGAAATGGAGGCCTACATGACCGAAATATCAGTCGTTATAGATGAAATTAAGTACCTCCGAAAAAACCTTGAGGAATGGATGAATCCTGTAAAACGGGATACTCCATTGGCCATGCAGCCTTCTACCACTGCCATGCGCTACGAGCCAAAAGGAGTGGTGCTCATCATCGCCCCTTGGAATTACCCTTTTCAGTTGGTGATGGACCCACTGGCAGGGGCAATTGCAGCAGGTTGTTGTGCAGTCGTAAAACCGAGCGAAGATGCTTCGGCGATAGCCAGAATTGTTGAAGACATTATCTCGGAAGTCTTCGAACCTTCCTTCGTCAGCACGGTTCAAGGCTTGGGACACGAGGTAGTACCCGAGTTGATGAGTTCTTTTCAATTCAATCACGTTTTCTTCACAGGAAGCCCACAAGTAGGAAGTGCTATTGCGAAAATGGCTGCAGAAAAACTCACTTCTACCACTTTGGAATTGGGAGGGAAAAGCCCGGCCATAGTTGATGGCACCGGAAGTATGAAGACAACAGTAAAGCGACTGCTTTGGGGAAAATTCATGAATGCCGGACAGACTTGTGTCAGTCCCGACTACGTATTAATCAAGGAAGGATTTCGCGATGAGTTTCTTGAGGAGGCAAAAAAAGCGATTGAAGAATTTTACGGCACGGATCCAAAGAAGAGTGAATCCTTCTCTCGCATCGTAAACTTGAAGAGGTTTGACGCCATTAAGAAGTTGATGAATTCAGGAGACATCATGATCGGTGGACAATCAGATCGTGATGATTTGTACATCGCCCCTACCCTGCTGGCGAATGTTTCGATGGACGATGACGTGATGAAAGAAGAGATTTTCGGACCTGTATTACCTATCCTTACATGGCAAACGGAAAAAGAAATTCTCGAAATCGTAAGAAGAAATCGCTATCCTCTGGCCTGTTACTACTTTGGAAAGAATAAAGCATTGCGGGATTTCGTTTTGTCTCGAATAGAATTCGGCGGCGGCTGCATCAACAATACGTTGCTACAATTCGGTAACCCCGACCTTCCCGTGGGCGGTCTCCAGCAAAGTGGAAGTGGTCATTACCACGGTTTCTATAGCTTCGAGTGTTTCAGTAATGCCAAAACCATTGTCGATTCAGCAACGTGGATCGATCCGTCCATCAAATACCCGCCGTATACCAAAAGTAAATTCACCTGGATCAAGCGAATTCTAGGCTAA
- a CDS encoding TIGR00341 family protein: MAEEHSKSNEDTARIGQEKKVEESSRNLARRFSLLWLELYRFFSALLSIREETDYEKTREGIVKDVSFRGHTVYILICSIFIASIGLNLNSPAVIIGAMLIAPLMGPILGIGLALGTNDDELLIKSLKNFGVMVSISLITSTVYFILTPLVEYQPELLARTKPTTLDIFVAIFGGVAGIVAGSRKEKSNVIPGVAIATALMPPLCTAGFGLATGNWPFFFGAFYLFLLNSIFICAATLIGVRYLRFPLRKFVNVKREKRVRFYMALFTTIVILPSLWIFWGVLKESWFKGHAESFVAEVVKMDGARIVNQNFVYNDSLSTIEVFVFGSQIPEDTIVKWRSKLPTYGLETCQLEVFDGDNRDDEKELDLLSGKLQASIRADIVKDIYDRNEALLEDKEERIRLLERELNRRAQSEVNIDVLSKELAITFSELKSIAYATSFEKDFQTNGVDTIPSFLVKWDPKLSKKNRLKKEAQLNELMLVRLSLDTVRIIPFE; encoded by the coding sequence ATGGCAGAGGAACATTCAAAATCAAACGAGGACACCGCCCGTATTGGGCAAGAGAAAAAAGTAGAGGAGAGCAGTAGAAATCTGGCAAGGCGTTTTTCGCTTTTATGGTTAGAACTCTATCGTTTTTTCTCTGCTTTACTCAGCATAAGAGAAGAAACCGACTACGAGAAAACCCGAGAGGGAATTGTCAAGGATGTATCATTTAGAGGTCACACGGTCTACATTCTTATCTGTTCCATTTTCATAGCTTCTATCGGACTCAACCTAAATTCTCCCGCTGTAATAATCGGAGCCATGCTTATTGCTCCGCTGATGGGGCCAATTTTGGGAATCGGTCTCGCTCTTGGTACCAACGACGACGAGCTGTTGATCAAATCCTTGAAGAATTTTGGTGTGATGGTGAGCATTAGTTTGATCACGAGTACAGTATATTTTATTCTCACTCCATTGGTTGAATATCAGCCTGAACTTTTGGCAAGGACGAAACCGACCACGCTCGATATTTTTGTTGCCATATTTGGAGGTGTGGCAGGAATCGTGGCAGGTTCGCGAAAAGAGAAGAGCAATGTAATTCCAGGTGTAGCGATAGCCACGGCACTCATGCCTCCGCTGTGCACTGCGGGATTTGGATTGGCTACAGGTAATTGGCCATTCTTTTTTGGAGCGTTTTATCTCTTCTTACTTAACTCAATTTTCATTTGTGCAGCGACCTTGATTGGAGTGAGATACTTGCGATTTCCTCTGCGGAAATTCGTCAATGTCAAGCGAGAAAAGAGAGTGAGATTTTACATGGCTCTTTTTACAACTATCGTAATTCTCCCTAGTCTTTGGATTTTTTGGGGAGTATTGAAAGAGTCATGGTTCAAAGGGCATGCAGAGAGTTTCGTAGCCGAGGTGGTCAAAATGGATGGTGCCAGAATTGTCAATCAAAACTTTGTTTACAACGATTCTCTTTCTACCATTGAAGTTTTTGTTTTTGGTTCTCAAATACCTGAAGATACAATAGTTAAATGGCGTTCAAAATTGCCAACTTACGGGCTGGAAACCTGTCAGCTTGAAGTTTTTGATGGGGATAATAGAGATGATGAAAAAGAGTTGGACTTGCTTTCGGGAAAGCTCCAAGCCAGTATTCGAGCAGACATCGTAAAAGATATTTATGATCGAAACGAGGCGCTGCTGGAAGACAAGGAAGAGCGAATCAGATTATTGGAGCGGGAACTCAATCGCAGAGCTCAATCAGAAGTTAATATTGACGTTTTGAGCAAGGAGCTGGCCATCACTTTTTCTGAACTCAAGAGCATAGCCTATGCTACATCTTTCGAAAAAGACTTTCAAACGAATGGAGTGGATACCATTCCGAGCTTTTTGGTAAAGTGGGATCCCAAGCTTTCTAAGAAAAACCGGCTCAAAAAAGAAGCTCAACTAAACGAGCTTATGCTTGTTCGGTTGAGCTTAGATACGGTTCGAATAATTCCATTCGAATGA
- a CDS encoding T9SS type A sorting domain-containing protein, producing the protein MNKLYTLLFSISIATIVSAQTTHNVTVFNFGFDPEVLTIDQGDIVIWTNTEGFHNVDGNTETFPNNPVAFGNEASSELWTYQFTFENVGNYDYQCAIHPALMSGTVIVQGVNSTDDKEKQIMRAFPVPAKDFVVINGLEDFPGKSQLVVFDITGKKTMEKLVSANEQINVSSLRAGIYLFNLTTSDNVRFTGKILIR; encoded by the coding sequence ATGAACAAACTTTACACTCTTTTATTCTCAATAAGTATTGCGACAATTGTTTCGGCACAAACCACACACAATGTTACGGTCTTTAATTTTGGGTTTGATCCCGAAGTTCTCACCATTGACCAAGGCGACATTGTGATATGGACCAATACCGAAGGGTTTCACAATGTAGACGGTAATACAGAAACATTCCCTAATAATCCTGTGGCCTTTGGCAATGAGGCGAGCAGTGAACTATGGACATATCAATTCACATTTGAAAACGTCGGGAACTATGACTACCAGTGTGCTATACACCCTGCGCTAATGTCTGGGACTGTGATCGTTCAAGGTGTAAACAGCACTGATGATAAAGAAAAGCAGATCATGCGCGCTTTCCCCGTTCCTGCAAAAGATTTTGTGGTAATCAATGGACTGGAGGATTTCCCGGGCAAATCTCAACTCGTAGTATTTGACATAACGGGAAAGAAGACAATGGAGAAACTCGTATCAGCTAACGAACAAATAAATGTCAGCTCGCTAAGGGCAGGAATTTACCTCTTCAACCTTACGACCAGCGACAACGTCCGTTTTACCGGTAAAATATTAATTCGGTAG
- the msrA gene encoding peptide-methionine (S)-S-oxide reductase MsrA has translation MRFLFFLTFSFLVSCSTAQYEKDESFAELPKNTENLSIATFAGGCFWCTEAVFERVEGVKYVISGYSGGEGANPTYREVSTGTTTHAEAIQIYYDADVVSFETLLEVFFLGAHDPTQVNRQGPDRGPQYRSIAFYRNDREKKAIQSKIEELENSKFDKPIATQVVEFKVFYPAEKYHQDYYPANQGNGYVQQVSKPKVEKFEKSFPQLLKDEYKK, from the coding sequence ATGAGATTTCTCTTCTTTCTGACCTTTTCATTCTTGGTATCTTGCAGCACTGCACAGTACGAAAAGGACGAATCATTTGCCGAACTTCCGAAAAACACTGAAAATCTCTCCATAGCTACTTTTGCGGGAGGATGTTTTTGGTGCACTGAAGCTGTCTTCGAAAGAGTAGAAGGCGTAAAGTATGTCATCTCAGGGTACTCAGGAGGAGAGGGTGCCAACCCTACCTACCGCGAAGTAAGTACAGGAACAACAACCCATGCTGAGGCTATTCAAATATACTATGATGCTGATGTGGTAAGTTTCGAGACACTACTCGAAGTCTTTTTTCTTGGAGCCCATGATCCCACTCAAGTTAATCGGCAAGGACCCGATCGTGGACCACAATACCGGTCGATAGCTTTCTACAGAAATGACAGGGAAAAAAAAGCCATCCAATCCAAAATTGAAGAATTGGAAAACTCTAAGTTCGACAAACCAATTGCCACCCAAGTGGTAGAATTTAAAGTATTTTATCCGGCTGAGAAATACCACCAAGACTACTACCCCGCCAATCAAGGAAACGGCTATGTTCAGCAAGTCAGCAAACCAAAAGTGGAGAAATTTGAAAAATCTTTTCCGCAACTTCTTAAGGATGAATACAAGAAATAA
- a CDS encoding cystathionine gamma-synthase family protein — translation MKKLKPESLMMSYGYHPEWSEGAIKSPIFQTSTFEFKTAEEGKRFFEVAYGHKKAEPNEKLGLIYSRINNPDLEILENRLCLWDEADDAAVFESGMSAISTVMLEFLNPGDLLLMSSPVYGGTDHFTKHVLDRFKINVLEFSAHDSNEEIEQRLSESGLADKLAMIYVETPANPTNAMIDLEALSALGKQHSSEERQVVFAVDNTYMGPLWQHPLKHGADLVIYSATKYIGGHSDLIAGAVLGSKELMGRIKTLRTFLGNMAGPWTGWLLMRSLETLKVRMTQQAQNAEELAVFLDNHALVEKVYYPSIMRKSDDHLDKIMKKQCLSNGAMISFDVRGGEKEAFAFLNRLSLVKLAVSLGSTESLAQHPATMTHVDVSEEGRQKMNITGKLVRLSVGVENVEDLKWDLGQALEAIQEIEKKQVPA, via the coding sequence ATGAAAAAATTGAAGCCCGAAAGTCTTATGATGTCCTATGGGTATCACCCTGAATGGTCAGAAGGAGCGATCAAATCACCCATATTTCAAACCAGTACATTCGAATTCAAGACCGCTGAAGAAGGCAAGCGATTTTTTGAAGTTGCTTACGGACATAAAAAAGCAGAGCCAAATGAAAAGTTAGGTCTGATCTACAGTCGGATCAACAACCCCGATTTAGAGATTCTAGAAAACAGACTCTGCCTTTGGGATGAAGCAGATGATGCAGCCGTTTTTGAAAGCGGTATGTCTGCGATATCTACGGTAATGCTTGAGTTTTTAAATCCGGGAGATTTACTCCTAATGAGCTCACCTGTCTACGGAGGTACTGATCACTTTACCAAGCACGTGTTGGATCGCTTCAAGATTAACGTGCTGGAGTTTTCTGCGCATGATTCTAACGAAGAAATTGAACAGCGACTAAGTGAATCGGGCTTAGCAGATAAGTTGGCTATGATCTATGTAGAAACACCTGCCAATCCTACCAATGCGATGATAGACTTGGAGGCCCTCTCAGCACTAGGAAAACAACACAGTTCGGAAGAAAGACAAGTTGTATTTGCGGTGGACAACACTTATATGGGGCCGCTGTGGCAACATCCGTTGAAGCACGGTGCCGACTTGGTAATATATTCGGCTACCAAATACATCGGCGGGCATAGCGACCTTATTGCGGGTGCTGTTTTGGGCTCAAAAGAACTCATGGGAAGAATTAAAACCTTACGCACTTTCTTGGGAAATATGGCAGGGCCTTGGACCGGCTGGTTACTCATGAGAAGTCTCGAAACGTTGAAAGTACGAATGACTCAACAAGCACAAAACGCAGAAGAGCTAGCAGTATTTTTAGATAATCATGCCCTTGTAGAAAAGGTTTACTACCCGTCGATTATGCGAAAGTCTGACGATCACCTTGACAAAATCATGAAGAAGCAGTGCCTTAGTAATGGCGCCATGATCAGTTTTGACGTGCGTGGGGGGGAGAAAGAAGCATTCGCTTTTCTCAACCGCTTGTCGTTGGTGAAATTGGCGGTAAGCCTCGGCAGCACAGAGAGTCTGGCTCAACATCCCGCCACTATGACCCACGTAGATGTTTCAGAAGAAGGGAGGCAAAAAATGAATATCACAGGTAAGTTGGTAAGGCTTTCTGTTGGAGTAGAAAATGTAGAAGACCTTAAATGGGATTTAGGCCAAGCACTTGAAGCCATTCAAGAAATAGAAAAGAAGCAAGTTCCGGCTTAA
- a CDS encoding Lrp/AsnC family transcriptional regulator encodes MNISLDSVDMKILTLLEADSKLRTKEIAIKVGLSTTPVFERIKRLERSGVILGYRAKVNREFMGRSIMAICSISLNQHRTEFLTKFEKEIVDFNEVTECLHVAGQFDYLLRVMTPDMESYQNFVTKKLASLENISQVRSSFVMTEVKSI; translated from the coding sequence ATGAATATCTCTCTCGATTCCGTGGACATGAAAATTCTCACGTTGCTAGAAGCAGATTCGAAGCTTAGAACAAAAGAAATTGCCATCAAAGTTGGACTGAGTACTACTCCCGTGTTTGAACGAATCAAACGATTGGAAAGAAGCGGTGTGATTCTGGGTTACCGTGCAAAGGTGAATCGTGAATTTATGGGGCGAAGTATTATGGCCATATGTTCCATTTCGCTGAATCAACACCGAACGGAGTTTTTGACAAAGTTTGAAAAGGAGATTGTCGACTTTAACGAAGTGACCGAATGCCTCCACGTTGCGGGACAATTTGATTATCTCCTTCGAGTAATGACTCCTGACATGGAATCATACCAAAACTTCGTCACTAAAAAACTCGCCTCACTGGAAAATATCAGTCAGGTTAGAAGTAGTTTTGTAATGACCGAGGTGAAGTCGATCTAA